Below is a genomic region from Paenibacillus rhizovicinus.
TTGGCTTACGCCTCCGGGCTGCTCGCGGTAGACGACGGCAACGCCGCTGAAAGCCGTGAAGCGGACGGTTACGTTCCATTTGCGAACGGTTGCCGTATTCGTCTTGGCATCCCATTGCACGTTCGCGCCGAACGCTTCCGTGACCGCGCGCAGCGGCACGAGCACCCGCCCATGATCGACGAGCGGCGCCGCGTCCGCTTGAACCGTTTTCCCCATGACGTCGATTCGAATCGCCGGCGATGCCGCATCCGCGTATGTCCGGCCAGCTCCCGGCGAAACGAAGAACGCCCCTGCCATGACGGACGCCGCCACCATGACGGCCGTAAATTTCTTATTCATCTTTCCCACGCTCCTAGTAACTTCGATTTCGATCGGCAGTCCCGATGCTAGATTACACCCTAAGACGACGGCGGCCCGAAAATGGTTGCTTCACGCCCCGATTTAATAAAAGTTTAAGAATTTCGCTACGCTCTTCTTAAGTTCTTCTGATTATGCTTAGCAGCAAGATCGAAATAGAAAGGACAAGATTGCGATGTTCCAGCACAGACGATTCAACTACTTCATCATTAGCATCCTGCTGGCTCTCTATCTATTCGCGGTCATCAAGATCATCGTGTTCAAATTCGGCTCGATGGATGTATCGTATCTCTACCGCCAGCTGATGCAAACCCTTCATCATACCGATTATCTGCGCGAGAAAATTCATTCGGGCAACCTGAAGCCGTTCCATGAAATCCACAGGGCGCTGCGCGTTCGCTCGCTCTACGAGCTGATCTGCCTGCTCGGCAATGTGGCGATCTTCATGCCGCTCGGCTCGTTCGTCGGCCTATTGTCCGGGAAAGGCGGCTGGCCGATCTTCCGCACGCTGCTCGCTTCCTTCGTATTCAGCTTGATGCTCGAAAGCGCGGAAGCCGTATTTGAAATCGGTATTTTCGACGTCGACGATCTCCTGCTGAACACGGCCGGCGGCTTGCTGGGCGTTATCGTATTTCGCTTGTACGCCGCTTTCTGGGACGCCAGCCACGCCGGCAGCCCATCCAAGCCGAACATGGCGCCCACCCAAGCACAGGCGGGACACACGACAGCAATTCTGAGCGGAAAGGGATAATGCGATCATGAACCTGAATGCAAACGAACGATTCTCCACTTATTACAAAGAACATAGCAAGCGCGTCTATGCGTGCGTCTATAAGATATTGCGGGATCCTTTTCTGGCGCAGGACGCCGTGCAAGAAACATTCATGAAGATCTTCCGCAAGTTCGGCATGCTGAAAGCCGGAGAGGTGCTGGACGGGCGGCTGTACACGATTGCCAAGAACACGGCGATCGACCTGTACCGGAAGCGGAAAGGAAGCCGCGAAGCTTTCTACGAACGCATGGACCTGCTGTCCGATGCTTACGACGGCGGAATCGGGCGCGAGTTCGAACAGTCGGATGCCTACGAAGCGCTGGAGCAATTGGAGCCCGAACAGCGCCAATCGCTGCTGCTCCTGTACGAGCATGGATTGACGTATCAACAGCTTGCCTCGCTTCAGCATAAATCCATAGGCACCGTGAAAACGCAAATTCACCGCAGCAAAAAAAAGCTGCAGAAGCTTCACGCCATAAGGCTGACGTGAGAAAGGGCCGCGAACCCGTTCAAGCTCAACGCGAATACGGCCGCTGTACCCAACAACGAACACAGCATCCGCGCTTCCGGCTGTATACCGGATAACGGATGCTGTGTTTTGTTCGCCTTGCAGGCGTCTATGGGTTTATTCCAAGTTCGCGTGATTCTTGAACATGGCCGCGCCCTGCAGCGCTTGGCGATCCATAAGGTTCAATACGATCGTATCGAGCAGAAGCAATAGCGCTTGTTCGAACAAGGTGCCCATCGGCTGGCTGGTTACGGCCGCACCGGGCGCGCTTTCCTTGGTCGCGGCAGGAATGATCAAGCTGCAGGCAGCCAGCTTGCCCAGCGTCGACTCCGGAACGATGGTCACCGCGGCGACCGCCGCGCCGATGCTCTGGGCCTTGCTCGCCATGGCAGCAAGCGTCTTGGTCTCGCCCGAGCCTGAGCCGATGAGCAGCAGATCGCCTTCGGCAATGCCCGGCGTCACGGTCTCGCCTACCACGTAGGCGCGGAATCCCATTTGCATGAGACGCATCGCGAACGCCCGCATCATTAATCCGGATCTCCCCGCTCCCGCAACGAAGATGCTCGCCGCATTCGCAATCTGCGCGGTCAAGGCCTCGATTTCGCCTGGCTCGACGGCTTGAAGCGTCCGCTCCAGCTCTTGAATGACGGCCGATGCCGCGGTCAGTGGATGTGAAGGCATCGCGTTACCCTTGCTTGATCAGCTGCTGCATCTGAGCGGCTACCGCTTCCTTGTTCTCGGAGCCGGTAATGCCGCCGCCGACGATAACCAGATCCGGCTGCGCGCTGATGACTTCAGGCAGCGTTTGCAGCTTGATGCCGCCGGCGATCGCCGTTTTCGCATGTTTCACGACGCGCTTGATCGTTGCCAAATCCTCGAACGAGTTTTTGCCTGCGGCTTGATGGTCATAGCCGGAATGGACGCAGATATAGTCGACGCCAAGGCTGTCGATTTCTTGCGCGCGGCCCGCGATGTCCTTCACGTTGATCATGTCGACCATGATTTTCCGGTTCTGCTTGCGCGCTTCGTCCACGGCGCCCTTGATCGTGGCATCGTCGGAAACGCCGAGCACCGTAATGATATCCGCACCGGCTTCGGAAGCTTTCATGACCTCGTAACCGCCGGCATCCATGATTTTCAAGTCGGCGAGCACTTTCAGCGACGGGAACTCGTCCTTGATTTCTTTGACGGCGCGCAGTCCTTCGTTAATGACGACAGGCGTCCCGATTTCCACGATATCTATATAGGCCGCTACTTCTTTCACCAGTTGTTTTGCCTCGGGGATGTTAACCAAATCCAATGCCAATTGCAGTTCCATAATAAGACTCTCTCCTTTAGATGCCGTTGTCGTTTGTCGTTGTCGGCGATGAGTTCATATTAGGACGATACCGAGAAATACGGAAGTACGCACTTTCAAGTAAGTCCGTATCCTGCAGGAAACTGTACCACGCGCAAAAGCAGACCCCGCGCGGGATCTGCTCGATTGGAATGCGATGATGTTCGTGAAATTCATTTTATAAACTCGTACTATTTACCGACCGGTTGGAACGGTATCGCCGCCATGGGTTGGGAGACTCTGCCCAGCACCTGCTCGCCGTAATCCTTGCCCCAGTCGTACATCAGCCTGAGAATCGGAACAAGGCTTTCGCCATGGGAGGTCAGCTTGTATTCGACCTTCGGCGGGACGACGGGATAGACCGTCCGTTCGACCAATCGGTCTTCTTCCAGCTCGCGAAGCTGGTTGGTCAATATTTTCTGCGTAATATGGGGGATGAGCTTCTGGAGCTCGCTGAA
It encodes:
- the hxlA gene encoding 3-hexulose-6-phosphate synthase, encoding MELQLALDLVNIPEAKQLVKEVAAYIDIVEIGTPVVINEGLRAVKEIKDEFPSLKVLADLKIMDAGGYEVMKASEAGADIITVLGVSDDATIKGAVDEARKQNRKIMVDMINVKDIAGRAQEIDSLGVDYICVHSGYDHQAAGKNSFEDLATIKRVVKHAKTAIAGGIKLQTLPEVISAQPDLVIVGGGITGSENKEAVAAQMQQLIKQG
- a CDS encoding RNA polymerase sigma factor, with amino-acid sequence MNLNANERFSTYYKEHSKRVYACVYKILRDPFLAQDAVQETFMKIFRKFGMLKAGEVLDGRLYTIAKNTAIDLYRKRKGSREAFYERMDLLSDAYDGGIGREFEQSDAYEALEQLEPEQRQSLLLLYEHGLTYQQLASLQHKSIGTVKTQIHRSKKKLQKLHAIRLT
- the hxlB gene encoding 6-phospho-3-hexuloisomerase — its product is MPSHPLTAASAVIQELERTLQAVEPGEIEALTAQIANAASIFVAGAGRSGLMMRAFAMRLMQMGFRAYVVGETVTPGIAEGDLLLIGSGSGETKTLAAMASKAQSIGAAVAAVTIVPESTLGKLAACSLIIPAATKESAPGAAVTSQPMGTLFEQALLLLLDTIVLNLMDRQALQGAAMFKNHANLE
- a CDS encoding VanZ family protein → MFQHRRFNYFIISILLALYLFAVIKIIVFKFGSMDVSYLYRQLMQTLHHTDYLREKIHSGNLKPFHEIHRALRVRSLYELICLLGNVAIFMPLGSFVGLLSGKGGWPIFRTLLASFVFSLMLESAEAVFEIGIFDVDDLLLNTAGGLLGVIVFRLYAAFWDASHAGSPSKPNMAPTQAQAGHTTAILSGKG
- a CDS encoding winged helix-turn-helix transcriptional regulator; this encodes MAKDIRSRIEIDQINCEKELTLALIGGKWKLIILWHLGIEGTKRFSELQKLIPHITQKILTNQLRELEEDRLVERTVYPVVPPKVEYKLTSHGESLVPILRLMYDWGKDYGEQVLGRVSQPMAAIPFQPVGK